The Saccharolobus shibatae B12 genomic interval TTTTTCCTAAAGCACGAGTCACATAATGTCCTTTCCATTTCTAAACTAATTATCGCCTCTTGGGAAAAGGGTTTACCTCTTACCTTCCCTCTAAATTCAATAGTAGCAAAGGAATTACCACTTGGATCCTTCCATATGCTCTTTATATCAAATGCGAACTCCTCTACGTTTTTATCAATGTCTATCTTATTCCCTAGTTCTCTTATTATAATATCTTCCACGACTGAAGCTAAAGATGTTGCTGAAGTCCTTATCCACTTTCCCTTAATCCATTGTGCACCACAGATCTTGCAATACTTTCCGGTTATCCTTTTAGGTACTTCTATCAGTTTTTTAGATTTTACATAGCAGTCCACGCAGAGTGAGTCTATTAGCTCAACATTTTGCTTTCCGCA includes:
- a CDS encoding 60S ribosomal export protein NMD3; the protein is MSGKFCVLCGKQNVELIDSLCVDCYVKSKKLIEVPKRITGKYCKICGAQWIKGKWIRTSATSLASVVEDIIIRELGNKIDIDKNVEEFAFDIKSIWKDPSGNSFATIEFRGKVRGKPFSQEAIISLEMERTLCDSCFRKKTRYYEAIVQLRSKGKIGVDDKKRAFFESFFSTSIVDNISDVIEGREGVDYYFMSKSVARKLVSMISSIVDVEVNESYQNEKMKNGKREAKLVISLRI